From Pandoraea vervacti, the proteins below share one genomic window:
- a CDS encoding LysR family transcriptional regulator: MKKRADLDVRSLRIFEAVASAGSLSGAAETLGVTQSAISQAIAQIEQTVGTRVLDRSRRPLKLTPAGLALSRHARQIVDDMDRLIAQVQDADVASRAAVRVGMIDSFAATVGPSIVRQMSGSTSELLLWSGLANGHAQALLARQLDLIVTSDPMHDMERLVRRPIFTEPFIVVVPKSREADLANADLSELIRALPLIRFSGRSHFGAVIERHLRRTGHSPRMHLEIDTSDVVMSMVAADLGFTIATPLCLLQGRASLPQVAALPLPGPALSRTIYQVSREGEVSEMASQCFLAGRLALAQEAFPELRRLMPWVGERLALC; encoded by the coding sequence ATGAAGAAACGCGCAGACCTCGACGTCAGATCGTTGCGGATCTTCGAGGCCGTCGCCTCGGCCGGCAGCCTTTCCGGCGCTGCTGAAACGCTTGGCGTCACGCAGTCGGCCATCTCGCAGGCCATCGCGCAAATCGAACAGACGGTCGGCACCCGGGTCCTCGACCGCTCGCGCCGTCCGCTCAAACTCACGCCTGCCGGTCTCGCCCTTTCGCGCCATGCGCGCCAGATCGTGGACGACATGGATCGCCTCATCGCGCAGGTGCAGGACGCCGACGTTGCCAGCCGCGCCGCCGTTCGTGTCGGCATGATCGACTCGTTTGCCGCCACGGTCGGGCCCTCGATCGTTCGCCAGATGTCGGGCAGCACCAGCGAACTGCTGCTCTGGTCCGGCCTGGCCAACGGCCACGCGCAGGCGCTGCTTGCCCGCCAGCTCGATCTCATTGTCACCAGTGATCCGATGCACGACATGGAGCGCCTGGTGCGTCGTCCGATTTTCACCGAGCCGTTCATCGTCGTCGTTCCGAAGTCCCGAGAAGCCGACCTCGCGAACGCCGATCTGAGCGAACTGATTCGCGCATTGCCCCTGATCCGCTTTTCCGGCCGCTCGCATTTCGGCGCCGTCATCGAACGCCACCTGCGTCGTACTGGGCACTCGCCGCGCATGCACCTCGAAATCGATACGTCTGACGTGGTGATGTCGATGGTTGCCGCCGACCTGGGGTTCACCATCGCCACGCCGCTTTGTCTGTTGCAGGGACGCGCGTCGCTGCCACAGGTTGCCGCGCTCCCGCTGCCCGGCCCCGCCCTCTCACGCACGATTTATCAGGTATCGCGCGAGGGCGAGGTCTCGGAGATGGCGTCGCAGTGTTTCCTGGCCGGTCGACTCGCGCTCGCGCAAGAAGCCTTCCCGGAGCTGCGTCGCCTCATGCCCTGGGTGGGCGAGCGTCTGGCGCTTTGCTGA
- a CDS encoding ABC transporter substrate-binding protein: MNLSRRKFLHSSAAMSALAAAGASSFAGMARAADATTIQYGGSAWLGHYPAYLAMKSGALAAAGIDQQWQSFGTSSARMSAVLSGGIDIACTGIVSALALMARGSKHFSIVAVPESFGKVEGLFVRDGVNSLQDLKGKKLGVTFASSAHLLALDLLGSAGLSNDVTVLNVPAPELPGAIQSGQIDAAAAWTPQFNRIRAMTGMKLLADDTQFSLYKKYNVTPGPDVLIVRNAWAEKNGDAVRKYLKVYFDACQTLRDKPDEAARSLIALTGMSALDQIETIKGADWYSLAQQTQLLKSPGSYVDGLQRLAEMLVTYKQIDKAPAVRQWINTSYL, from the coding sequence ATGAACCTCTCACGACGCAAATTCCTCCATTCCAGCGCCGCCATGTCGGCGCTCGCAGCCGCGGGCGCTTCGTCCTTCGCGGGTATGGCACGCGCCGCAGACGCCACGACGATTCAGTACGGCGGCTCGGCCTGGCTTGGCCACTATCCGGCCTATCTCGCCATGAAGTCGGGAGCCCTCGCCGCCGCTGGCATCGACCAGCAGTGGCAATCGTTCGGCACGTCGTCGGCGCGCATGAGCGCCGTGCTCTCGGGAGGAATCGACATCGCCTGCACGGGCATCGTGTCGGCGCTCGCCCTCATGGCGCGCGGCTCGAAGCACTTCTCGATCGTGGCGGTGCCGGAGAGCTTCGGCAAGGTCGAAGGGCTGTTCGTGCGCGACGGTGTGAACTCCCTGCAAGACCTCAAAGGCAAAAAGCTGGGCGTGACGTTCGCGTCGAGCGCACATTTGCTCGCGCTGGACCTGCTGGGCAGCGCCGGCCTGTCGAACGACGTCACGGTGCTCAACGTTCCCGCACCCGAACTCCCGGGGGCCATTCAGTCCGGTCAGATCGACGCCGCTGCGGCGTGGACGCCGCAATTCAACCGCATTCGCGCCATGACGGGGATGAAGCTGCTGGCAGACGACACCCAGTTCTCGCTCTACAAGAAGTACAACGTGACGCCGGGTCCCGACGTGCTCATCGTGCGCAACGCGTGGGCGGAGAAGAACGGCGATGCCGTGCGCAAGTACCTGAAGGTTTACTTCGACGCCTGCCAGACGCTGCGCGACAAGCCGGATGAGGCCGCACGCTCGCTGATCGCCCTCACGGGCATGTCCGCCCTCGACCAGATCGAAACGATCAAGGGCGCCGACTGGTACAGCCTCGCGCAGCAGACACAACTGCTGAAGTCGCCCGGCAGCTACGTCGACGGTCTGCAACGGCTGGCCGAAATGCTCGTGACCTACAAGCAGATCGACAAGGCGCCGGCCGTGCGCCAGTGGATCAACACGTCGTACCTGTAA
- a CDS encoding ABC transporter permease, protein MNHRQPSRATLLSVGFASVVVFLLAWEGACRTGIIDPLFLPPPSAVAEKIVAMMADGTLLANVLASTRRVMTGFIAATVVAIPLGIMLGTSSYARAAFDPILSFLRPLPSMSWIPLSLLWFGISETQKYSIVFMGTFAPALVYVIEATRNVDPLLIRAAKNLGASNWQVMREVILPASLPQILSGLKIILGLSWTCVISAELVAAREGLGFLIMNGKEFFQTEVVVLGMVMISVTVLVTDIVFRAIERKVLRWQA, encoded by the coding sequence GTGAATCATCGCCAACCGTCCCGCGCCACCTTGCTGAGCGTGGGATTCGCTTCCGTGGTCGTGTTCCTGCTGGCCTGGGAAGGGGCCTGCCGTACCGGCATCATCGATCCCCTGTTTCTGCCGCCGCCATCCGCCGTCGCGGAGAAAATCGTCGCCATGATGGCCGACGGCACGTTGCTCGCCAACGTCCTCGCGTCCACCCGACGCGTGATGACGGGCTTCATCGCCGCCACGGTCGTGGCCATCCCGCTGGGGATCATGCTGGGCACGTCGAGCTATGCCCGCGCGGCGTTCGATCCCATTCTGTCGTTCCTGCGCCCGCTGCCGTCGATGAGCTGGATTCCGCTCTCGCTGCTGTGGTTCGGGATTTCCGAGACACAGAAGTACAGCATCGTATTCATGGGCACGTTCGCCCCGGCCCTCGTCTACGTGATCGAAGCCACGCGCAACGTCGATCCCCTGCTGATCCGTGCGGCGAAGAATCTCGGGGCAAGCAACTGGCAGGTGATGCGTGAAGTGATCTTGCCCGCCAGCCTGCCGCAGATCCTGTCCGGCCTGAAGATCATTCTCGGCCTGTCCTGGACGTGCGTGATCTCGGCGGAGCTGGTCGCCGCGCGCGAGGGACTGGGCTTTCTCATCATGAACGGCAAGGAATTCTTCCAGACGGAAGTCGTCGTGCTCGGCATGGTGATGATCAGCGTCACAGTACTGGTGACGGATATCGTATTTCGCGCCATCGAGCGCAAAGTATTGAGGTGGCAAGCATGA
- a CDS encoding ABC transporter ATP-binding protein: MIAIDGVSKRYGNFQALERVDMNIARGEFVVLLGASGCGKSTLLNLITGFDEPTTGVIRVNGREVRGIDPHCGMVFQQYALFPWLSVLDNVAFGLKMKGIHKTTRYATARRYIEMVGLKGFEDRYPKALSGGMRQRVSIARVLANDPDVILLDEPFAALDAMTRQVLQEELLQIYQKSGKTIVFITHSIDEALMLSTRMVIMSARPGRVACDLPNDLPMPRDAQVQLSARYNELKSQIWNTVQTEVMRSLESQAA, encoded by the coding sequence ATGATCGCGATCGACGGCGTGTCCAAGCGTTACGGCAACTTCCAGGCACTGGAGCGCGTGGACATGAACATTGCCCGCGGTGAGTTCGTGGTGTTGTTGGGGGCGTCCGGTTGCGGCAAGTCCACGCTGCTCAATCTGATCACCGGGTTCGACGAACCGACGACCGGCGTGATCCGTGTGAATGGCCGCGAGGTCCGAGGCATCGACCCGCACTGCGGCATGGTCTTCCAGCAGTACGCGCTCTTTCCCTGGCTGAGCGTGCTCGATAACGTTGCCTTCGGCCTGAAGATGAAAGGCATCCACAAGACGACCCGCTACGCCACGGCACGGCGCTACATCGAGATGGTCGGCCTCAAGGGCTTCGAGGACCGCTATCCGAAAGCGCTCTCCGGCGGCATGCGCCAGCGCGTGTCGATTGCGCGGGTGCTGGCCAACGATCCGGATGTCATCCTGCTCGACGAACCGTTTGCCGCACTTGACGCGATGACGCGCCAGGTGCTGCAAGAGGAATTGCTTCAGATCTATCAGAAGAGCGGCAAGACCATCGTCTTCATTACGCACTCCATCGACGAGGCGTTGATGCTCTCGACCCGCATGGTGATCATGAGCGCTCGCCCGGGCCGGGTGGCGTGCGACCTGCCGAACGATCTGCCGATGCCACGCGATGCGCAAGTCCAGCTCTCCGCGCGCTACAACGAACTCAAGTCGCAAATCTGGAACACCGTACAGACCGAAGTGATGCGCAGTCTCGAGAGTCAGGCCGCATAA